The following are from one region of the Carassius gibelio isolate Cgi1373 ecotype wild population from Czech Republic chromosome A13, carGib1.2-hapl.c, whole genome shotgun sequence genome:
- the LOC128026020 gene encoding phosphofurin acidic cluster sorting protein 2-like isoform X2, which yields MAERSGRLSFPGSGALNRPVPMNLFATWEIDGSSPNCIPRLCSLTLKKLVVMKELDKELISVVIAVKIQGSKRILRSHEIVLPPAGGVETDLALTFSLQYPHFLKREGNKLQILLQRRKRYKNRTILGYKTLAAGSIDMAEVMQHPAEGGQVLALCSNQKEFLGKVAEIWIYSLSSQPIDHEEAAILGQKIKCSDNYSEEEYESFSSEQEASDDAAQGQDLEDDEYEIRKSKKQRRSIVRTASITRQQNFKQRVVALLKRFRVSDEVLDSEQDPAEPPPEVEEDLDLESLEFENPSDSGPDLDDDESVLSTPKPKLKPYFEGVSLSSSQTEIGSIHSVRSQREPPSPMDPDKIRAVGGKFQMDNESDNVSMGHPEVVTPTTELEMMDNLDSFMERLPPIGRMTKTESLIIPSNRVEPKLAGRRGRSTSLKERQPSRPPNQRANSLDNECSLDTRCHLQIPRKTVYDQLNHILVSDSHLPDSIILINTSDWQGQYVSEVLQNHGLPVVCTCTMADIQAALSTIISRIQRFCNSNSVTPSPVRIGVAGAQHYLSVVLRLFVDHLTHKTPDWLGYLRFLIIPLGFHPVAKYLASIDYRYNSLFQDTAWRDLFHKPEAPTSVQDSPDVVSRVTQYMLGANGALQLPIAEAMLTYKQKRKKSFHFDFAVSPDEDSCQKFIPFIGVVKVGIVEQASATSGDSDDAAPVGSSLLSSTPPAQISPLLKEASPTPPSSPSVHMSSTPGGGQGELMGLQVDYWIAPSERKKEVEKRDSKNTLKGTFRSLQVSRLPLGGAETTHQPTMSMTVVTKEKNKKVMFLPKKTKDKEAESKSQVIEGISRLICTAKHQQTMLKGDQPIRIHQMLIDGVEWNDVKFFQLAAQWSSHVKHFPLAIFGSSKGPH from the exons GTTGTGTAGTCTGACTTTGAAGAAGCTGGTGGTGATGAAGGAACTCGACAAGGAGCTGATTTCGGTCGTCATTGCAGTCAAGATTCAG GGCTCCAAGAGAATCCTGCGCTCCCATGAGATAGTGCTGCCCCCTGCTGGGGGGGTGGAGACTGATCTCGCTCTCACATTCTCACTACAG TACCCTCATTTTCTGAAACGCGAGGGAAATAAGTTGCAAATCCTGCTTCAGCGGAGGAAGAGGTACAAAAACCGAACAATTTTGGGTTACAAGACTTTGGCTGCTGGTTCTATAGACATGGCAGAG gtgaTGCAGCATCCTGCAGAAGGTGGGCAGGTCTTGGCTCTTTGCAGTAATCAGAAGGAGTTTCTGGGTAAAGTTGCGGAGATTTGGATCTATTCCTTGTCCAGTCAGCCTATAGACCACGAGGAGGCAGCCATTCTGGGACAGAAAATCAAAtgttctg ATAATTACTCTGAAGAAGAGTATGAAAGCTTCTCATCGGAGCAGGAAGCCAGTGATGACGCAGCACAAGGACAG GATCTCGAGGATGACGAGTACGAGATAAGGAAATCAAAAAAGCAAAGGAGGTCAATAGTCCGGACGGCGTCGATCACCAGG CAGCAGAACTTTAAGCAGCGCGTGGTGGCGTTGCTCAAACGCTTCAGAGTTTCTGATGAG GTATTGGACTCGGAGCAGGACCCAGCCGAGCCTCCTCCAGAAGTAGAGGAAGATCTGGATCTGGAGAGTTTAGAGTTCGAGAATCCCAGTGACAGTGGCCCGGATCTGGATGATGACGAAAGTGTTCTCAGCACCCCAAAACCCAAACTCAA GCCATATTTCGAAGGAGTTTCTCTGTCCAGCTCTCAGACAGAAATTGGCAGCATTCACAGTGTCAGGAGTCAGAGAGAGCCGCCCAGTCCA ATGGATCCTGATAAAATAAGGGCTGTAGGTGGAAAGTTTCAGATGGATAATGAATCTGATAATGTTTCAATG ggtcATCCTGAGGTTGTGACCCCTACCACAGAACTTGAGATGATGGACAACCTGGACTCTTTCATGGAGAGGTTGCCTCCTATAGGGCGGATGACCAAAACCGAGTCACTTATCATTCCTTCAAACCG GGTGGAGCCAAAGTTGGCAGGGCGACGGGGGCGGAGCACATCACTTAAAGAAAGGCAGCCCAGTCGACCGCCCAACCAGAGGGCCAACAGTCTGGACAATGAGTGCTCGCTTGACACCCGCTGCCACCTACAG ATTCCACGCAAAACGGTTTATGATCAGCTGAACCACATCCTGGTATCAGACAGCCATCTTCCCGACAGCATCATCCTTATTAACACCTCAGACTGGCAGGGCCAG TATGTATCTGAGGTTTTACAGAATCACGGTCTTCCTGTTGTTTGTACCTGCACCATGGCTGACATACAGGCTGCACTCAGCACCATCATCTCTCGCATTCAGAGATT tTGTAACAGTAACTCAGTCACACCGTCCCCAGTGCGGATCGGAGTAGCAGGAGCTCAGCATTACCTGTCTGTTGTTTTGCGTTTATTTGTGGATCACCTGACACACAAAACCCCCGACTGGCTCGGATACCTGCGATTCCTTATCATCCCGCTTG GGTTTCATCCAGTGGCTAAATATCTGGCCAGTATAGACTACAGATATAACAGCCTGTTCCAGGACACAGCGTGGAGAGATCTTTTTCACAAACCAGAAGCACCGACCTCAG TTCAGGACAGTCCAGATGTGGTTTCCAGGGTAACACAGTATATGTTGGGAGCGAATGGAGCTCTTCAGCTGCCCATAGCAGAGGCCATGCTTACCTATAAGCAGAAAAG GAAAAAGAGctttcattttgattttgcaGTAAG TCCTGATGAAGACTCATGTCAAAAATTCATTCCTTTTATTGGG GTGGTGAAAGTGGGGATTGTTGAACAAGCTTCTGCCACATCTG GCGATTCAGATGACGCTGCTCCGGTGGGATCTTCTCTTCTCTCATCTACTCCTCCTGCACAGATCTCCCCATTACTGAAAGAAGCATCTCCAACGCCTCCTTCCTCTCCCTCTGTACACATGTccag TACTCCTGGAGGAGGTCAGGGGGAGCTTATGGGTCTTCAGGTTGATTACTGGATTGCTCCATCAGAGAGGAAGAAAGAAGTGGAGAAGAGAGACTCCAAAAACACGCTTAAGGGCACCTTCCGTTCACTGCAGGTTAGCCGCCTCCCACTGGGCGGAGCAGAGACGACACATCAGCCAACCATGTCCATGACTGTTGTCACCAAAGAGAAGAATAAGAAGG TGATGTTTCTGCCTAAAAAGACCAAGGATAAGGAGGCAGAGTCTAAGAGTCAGGTGATCGAGGGAATAAGTCGACTCATTTGCACAGCCAAACACCAGCAGACCATGCTGAAAGGTGATCAGCCAATCCGAATTCATCAAA TGTTGATAGATGGAGTGGAATGGAACGATGTGAAGTTTTTCCAGCTTGCAGCTCAGTGGTCATCTCATGTCAAACACTTCCCGCTTGCCATCTTTGGATCCTCCAAAGGGCCTCACTGA
- the LOC128026020 gene encoding phosphofurin acidic cluster sorting protein 2-like isoform X4 has protein sequence MAERSGRLSFPGSGALNRPVPMNLFATWEIDGSSPNCIPRLCSLTLKKLVVMKELDKELISVVIAVKIQGSKRILRSHEIVLPPAGGVETDLALTFSLQYPHFLKREGNKLQILLQRRKRYKNRTILGYKTLAAGSIDMAEVMQHPAEGGQVLALCSNQKEFLGKVAEIWIYSLSSQPIDHEEAAILGQKIKCSDNYSEEEYESFSSEQEASDDAAQGQDLEDDEYEIRKSKKQRRSIVRTASITRQQNFKQRVVALLKRFRVSDEVLDSEQDPAEPPPEVEEDLDLESLEFENPSDSGPDLDDDESVLSTPKPKLKPYFEGVSLSSSQTEIGSIHSVRSQREPPSPMDPDKIRAVGGKFQMDNESDNVSMGHPEVVTPTTELEMMDNLDSFMERLPPIGRMTKTESLIIPSNRVEPKLAGRRGRSTSLKERQPSRPPNQRANSLDNECSLDTRCHLQIPRKTVYDQLNHILVSDSHLPDSIILINTSDWQGQYVSEVLQNHGLPVVCTCTMADIQAALSTIISRIQRFCNSNSVTPSPVRIGVAGAQHYLSVVLRLFVDHLTHKTPDWLGYLRFLIIPLGFHPVAKYLASIDYRYNSLFQDTAWRDLFHKPEAPTSAVQDSPDVVSRVTQYMLGANGALQLPIAEAMLTYKQKRKKSFHFDFAVSPDEDSCQKFIPFIGVVKVGIVEQASATSGDSDDAAPVGSSLLSSTPPAQISPLLKEASPTPPSSPSVHMSSTPGGGQGELMGLQVDYWIAPSERKKEVEKRDSKNTLKGTFRSLQVSRLPLGGAETTHQPTMSMTVVTKEKNKKVMFLPKKTKDKEAESKSQVIEGISRLICTAKHQQTMLKVLIDGVEWNDVKFFQLAAQWSSHVKHFPLAIFGSSKGPH, from the exons GTTGTGTAGTCTGACTTTGAAGAAGCTGGTGGTGATGAAGGAACTCGACAAGGAGCTGATTTCGGTCGTCATTGCAGTCAAGATTCAG GGCTCCAAGAGAATCCTGCGCTCCCATGAGATAGTGCTGCCCCCTGCTGGGGGGGTGGAGACTGATCTCGCTCTCACATTCTCACTACAG TACCCTCATTTTCTGAAACGCGAGGGAAATAAGTTGCAAATCCTGCTTCAGCGGAGGAAGAGGTACAAAAACCGAACAATTTTGGGTTACAAGACTTTGGCTGCTGGTTCTATAGACATGGCAGAG gtgaTGCAGCATCCTGCAGAAGGTGGGCAGGTCTTGGCTCTTTGCAGTAATCAGAAGGAGTTTCTGGGTAAAGTTGCGGAGATTTGGATCTATTCCTTGTCCAGTCAGCCTATAGACCACGAGGAGGCAGCCATTCTGGGACAGAAAATCAAAtgttctg ATAATTACTCTGAAGAAGAGTATGAAAGCTTCTCATCGGAGCAGGAAGCCAGTGATGACGCAGCACAAGGACAG GATCTCGAGGATGACGAGTACGAGATAAGGAAATCAAAAAAGCAAAGGAGGTCAATAGTCCGGACGGCGTCGATCACCAGG CAGCAGAACTTTAAGCAGCGCGTGGTGGCGTTGCTCAAACGCTTCAGAGTTTCTGATGAG GTATTGGACTCGGAGCAGGACCCAGCCGAGCCTCCTCCAGAAGTAGAGGAAGATCTGGATCTGGAGAGTTTAGAGTTCGAGAATCCCAGTGACAGTGGCCCGGATCTGGATGATGACGAAAGTGTTCTCAGCACCCCAAAACCCAAACTCAA GCCATATTTCGAAGGAGTTTCTCTGTCCAGCTCTCAGACAGAAATTGGCAGCATTCACAGTGTCAGGAGTCAGAGAGAGCCGCCCAGTCCA ATGGATCCTGATAAAATAAGGGCTGTAGGTGGAAAGTTTCAGATGGATAATGAATCTGATAATGTTTCAATG ggtcATCCTGAGGTTGTGACCCCTACCACAGAACTTGAGATGATGGACAACCTGGACTCTTTCATGGAGAGGTTGCCTCCTATAGGGCGGATGACCAAAACCGAGTCACTTATCATTCCTTCAAACCG GGTGGAGCCAAAGTTGGCAGGGCGACGGGGGCGGAGCACATCACTTAAAGAAAGGCAGCCCAGTCGACCGCCCAACCAGAGGGCCAACAGTCTGGACAATGAGTGCTCGCTTGACACCCGCTGCCACCTACAG ATTCCACGCAAAACGGTTTATGATCAGCTGAACCACATCCTGGTATCAGACAGCCATCTTCCCGACAGCATCATCCTTATTAACACCTCAGACTGGCAGGGCCAG TATGTATCTGAGGTTTTACAGAATCACGGTCTTCCTGTTGTTTGTACCTGCACCATGGCTGACATACAGGCTGCACTCAGCACCATCATCTCTCGCATTCAGAGATT tTGTAACAGTAACTCAGTCACACCGTCCCCAGTGCGGATCGGAGTAGCAGGAGCTCAGCATTACCTGTCTGTTGTTTTGCGTTTATTTGTGGATCACCTGACACACAAAACCCCCGACTGGCTCGGATACCTGCGATTCCTTATCATCCCGCTTG GGTTTCATCCAGTGGCTAAATATCTGGCCAGTATAGACTACAGATATAACAGCCTGTTCCAGGACACAGCGTGGAGAGATCTTTTTCACAAACCAGAAGCACCGACCTCAG CAGTTCAGGACAGTCCAGATGTGGTTTCCAGGGTAACACAGTATATGTTGGGAGCGAATGGAGCTCTTCAGCTGCCCATAGCAGAGGCCATGCTTACCTATAAGCAGAAAAG GAAAAAGAGctttcattttgattttgcaGTAAG TCCTGATGAAGACTCATGTCAAAAATTCATTCCTTTTATTGGG GTGGTGAAAGTGGGGATTGTTGAACAAGCTTCTGCCACATCTG GCGATTCAGATGACGCTGCTCCGGTGGGATCTTCTCTTCTCTCATCTACTCCTCCTGCACAGATCTCCCCATTACTGAAAGAAGCATCTCCAACGCCTCCTTCCTCTCCCTCTGTACACATGTccag TACTCCTGGAGGAGGTCAGGGGGAGCTTATGGGTCTTCAGGTTGATTACTGGATTGCTCCATCAGAGAGGAAGAAAGAAGTGGAGAAGAGAGACTCCAAAAACACGCTTAAGGGCACCTTCCGTTCACTGCAGGTTAGCCGCCTCCCACTGGGCGGAGCAGAGACGACACATCAGCCAACCATGTCCATGACTGTTGTCACCAAAGAGAAGAATAAGAAGG TGATGTTTCTGCCTAAAAAGACCAAGGATAAGGAGGCAGAGTCTAAGAGTCAGGTGATCGAGGGAATAAGTCGACTCATTTGCACAGCCAAACACCAGCAGACCATGCTGAAAG TGTTGATAGATGGAGTGGAATGGAACGATGTGAAGTTTTTCCAGCTTGCAGCTCAGTGGTCATCTCATGTCAAACACTTCCCGCTTGCCATCTTTGGATCCTCCAAAGGGCCTCACTGA
- the LOC128026020 gene encoding phosphofurin acidic cluster sorting protein 2-like isoform X5, giving the protein MAERSGRLSFPGSGALNRPVPMNLFATWEIDGSSPNCIPRLCSLTLKKLVVMKELDKELISVVIAVKIQGSKRILRSHEIVLPPAGGVETDLALTFSLQYPHFLKREGNKLQILLQRRKRYKNRTILGYKTLAAGSIDMAEVMQHPAEGGQVLALCSNQKEFLGKVAEIWIYSLSSQPIDHEEAAILGQKIKCSDNYSEEEYESFSSEQEASDDAAQGQDLEDDEYEIRKSKKQRRSIVRTASITRQQNFKQRVVALLKRFRVSDEVLDSEQDPAEPPPEVEEDLDLESLEFENPSDSGPDLDDDESVLSTPKPKLKPYFEGVSLSSSQTEIGSIHSVRSQREPPSPMDPDKIRAVGGKFQMDNESDNVSMGHPEVVTPTTELEMMDNLDSFMERLPPIGRMTKTESLIIPSNRVEPKLAGRRGRSTSLKERQPSRPPNQRANSLDNECSLDTRCHLQIPRKTVYDQLNHILVSDSHLPDSIILINTSDWQGQYVSEVLQNHGLPVVCTCTMADIQAALSTIISRIQRFCNSNSVTPSPVRIGVAGAQHYLSVVLRLFVDHLTHKTPDWLGYLRFLIIPLGFHPVAKYLASIDYRYNSLFQDTAWRDLFHKPEAPTSVQDSPDVVSRVTQYMLGANGALQLPIAEAMLTYKQKRKKSFHFDFAVSPDEDSCQKFIPFIGVVKVGIVEQASATSGDSDDAAPVGSSLLSSTPPAQISPLLKEASPTPPSSPSVHMSSTPGGGQGELMGLQVDYWIAPSERKKEVEKRDSKNTLKGTFRSLQVSRLPLGGAETTHQPTMSMTVVTKEKNKKVMFLPKKTKDKEAESKSQVIEGISRLICTAKHQQTMLKVLIDGVEWNDVKFFQLAAQWSSHVKHFPLAIFGSSKGPH; this is encoded by the exons GTTGTGTAGTCTGACTTTGAAGAAGCTGGTGGTGATGAAGGAACTCGACAAGGAGCTGATTTCGGTCGTCATTGCAGTCAAGATTCAG GGCTCCAAGAGAATCCTGCGCTCCCATGAGATAGTGCTGCCCCCTGCTGGGGGGGTGGAGACTGATCTCGCTCTCACATTCTCACTACAG TACCCTCATTTTCTGAAACGCGAGGGAAATAAGTTGCAAATCCTGCTTCAGCGGAGGAAGAGGTACAAAAACCGAACAATTTTGGGTTACAAGACTTTGGCTGCTGGTTCTATAGACATGGCAGAG gtgaTGCAGCATCCTGCAGAAGGTGGGCAGGTCTTGGCTCTTTGCAGTAATCAGAAGGAGTTTCTGGGTAAAGTTGCGGAGATTTGGATCTATTCCTTGTCCAGTCAGCCTATAGACCACGAGGAGGCAGCCATTCTGGGACAGAAAATCAAAtgttctg ATAATTACTCTGAAGAAGAGTATGAAAGCTTCTCATCGGAGCAGGAAGCCAGTGATGACGCAGCACAAGGACAG GATCTCGAGGATGACGAGTACGAGATAAGGAAATCAAAAAAGCAAAGGAGGTCAATAGTCCGGACGGCGTCGATCACCAGG CAGCAGAACTTTAAGCAGCGCGTGGTGGCGTTGCTCAAACGCTTCAGAGTTTCTGATGAG GTATTGGACTCGGAGCAGGACCCAGCCGAGCCTCCTCCAGAAGTAGAGGAAGATCTGGATCTGGAGAGTTTAGAGTTCGAGAATCCCAGTGACAGTGGCCCGGATCTGGATGATGACGAAAGTGTTCTCAGCACCCCAAAACCCAAACTCAA GCCATATTTCGAAGGAGTTTCTCTGTCCAGCTCTCAGACAGAAATTGGCAGCATTCACAGTGTCAGGAGTCAGAGAGAGCCGCCCAGTCCA ATGGATCCTGATAAAATAAGGGCTGTAGGTGGAAAGTTTCAGATGGATAATGAATCTGATAATGTTTCAATG ggtcATCCTGAGGTTGTGACCCCTACCACAGAACTTGAGATGATGGACAACCTGGACTCTTTCATGGAGAGGTTGCCTCCTATAGGGCGGATGACCAAAACCGAGTCACTTATCATTCCTTCAAACCG GGTGGAGCCAAAGTTGGCAGGGCGACGGGGGCGGAGCACATCACTTAAAGAAAGGCAGCCCAGTCGACCGCCCAACCAGAGGGCCAACAGTCTGGACAATGAGTGCTCGCTTGACACCCGCTGCCACCTACAG ATTCCACGCAAAACGGTTTATGATCAGCTGAACCACATCCTGGTATCAGACAGCCATCTTCCCGACAGCATCATCCTTATTAACACCTCAGACTGGCAGGGCCAG TATGTATCTGAGGTTTTACAGAATCACGGTCTTCCTGTTGTTTGTACCTGCACCATGGCTGACATACAGGCTGCACTCAGCACCATCATCTCTCGCATTCAGAGATT tTGTAACAGTAACTCAGTCACACCGTCCCCAGTGCGGATCGGAGTAGCAGGAGCTCAGCATTACCTGTCTGTTGTTTTGCGTTTATTTGTGGATCACCTGACACACAAAACCCCCGACTGGCTCGGATACCTGCGATTCCTTATCATCCCGCTTG GGTTTCATCCAGTGGCTAAATATCTGGCCAGTATAGACTACAGATATAACAGCCTGTTCCAGGACACAGCGTGGAGAGATCTTTTTCACAAACCAGAAGCACCGACCTCAG TTCAGGACAGTCCAGATGTGGTTTCCAGGGTAACACAGTATATGTTGGGAGCGAATGGAGCTCTTCAGCTGCCCATAGCAGAGGCCATGCTTACCTATAAGCAGAAAAG GAAAAAGAGctttcattttgattttgcaGTAAG TCCTGATGAAGACTCATGTCAAAAATTCATTCCTTTTATTGGG GTGGTGAAAGTGGGGATTGTTGAACAAGCTTCTGCCACATCTG GCGATTCAGATGACGCTGCTCCGGTGGGATCTTCTCTTCTCTCATCTACTCCTCCTGCACAGATCTCCCCATTACTGAAAGAAGCATCTCCAACGCCTCCTTCCTCTCCCTCTGTACACATGTccag TACTCCTGGAGGAGGTCAGGGGGAGCTTATGGGTCTTCAGGTTGATTACTGGATTGCTCCATCAGAGAGGAAGAAAGAAGTGGAGAAGAGAGACTCCAAAAACACGCTTAAGGGCACCTTCCGTTCACTGCAGGTTAGCCGCCTCCCACTGGGCGGAGCAGAGACGACACATCAGCCAACCATGTCCATGACTGTTGTCACCAAAGAGAAGAATAAGAAGG TGATGTTTCTGCCTAAAAAGACCAAGGATAAGGAGGCAGAGTCTAAGAGTCAGGTGATCGAGGGAATAAGTCGACTCATTTGCACAGCCAAACACCAGCAGACCATGCTGAAAG TGTTGATAGATGGAGTGGAATGGAACGATGTGAAGTTTTTCCAGCTTGCAGCTCAGTGGTCATCTCATGTCAAACACTTCCCGCTTGCCATCTTTGGATCCTCCAAAGGGCCTCACTGA
- the LOC128026020 gene encoding phosphofurin acidic cluster sorting protein 2-like isoform X3, with translation MAERSGRLSFPGSGALNRPVPMNLFATWEIDGSSPNCIPRLCSLTLKKLVVMKELDKELISVVIAVKIQGSKRILRSHEIVLPPAGGVETDLALTFSLQYPHFLKREGNKLQILLQRRKRYKNRTILGYKTLAAGSIDMAEVMQHPAEGGQVLALCSNQKEFLGKVAEIWIYSLSSQPIDHEEAAILGQKIKCSDNYSEEEYESFSSEQEASDDAAQGQDLEDDEYEIRKSKKQRRSIVRTASITRQNFKQRVVALLKRFRVSDEVLDSEQDPAEPPPEVEEDLDLESLEFENPSDSGPDLDDDESVLSTPKPKLKPYFEGVSLSSSQTEIGSIHSVRSQREPPSPMDPDKIRAVGGKFQMDNESDNVSMGHPEVVTPTTELEMMDNLDSFMERLPPIGRMTKTESLIIPSNRVEPKLAGRRGRSTSLKERQPSRPPNQRANSLDNECSLDTRCHLQIPRKTVYDQLNHILVSDSHLPDSIILINTSDWQGQYVSEVLQNHGLPVVCTCTMADIQAALSTIISRIQRFCNSNSVTPSPVRIGVAGAQHYLSVVLRLFVDHLTHKTPDWLGYLRFLIIPLGFHPVAKYLASIDYRYNSLFQDTAWRDLFHKPEAPTSAVQDSPDVVSRVTQYMLGANGALQLPIAEAMLTYKQKRKKSFHFDFAVSPDEDSCQKFIPFIGVVKVGIVEQASATSGDSDDAAPVGSSLLSSTPPAQISPLLKEASPTPPSSPSVHMSSTPGGGQGELMGLQVDYWIAPSERKKEVEKRDSKNTLKGTFRSLQVSRLPLGGAETTHQPTMSMTVVTKEKNKKVMFLPKKTKDKEAESKSQVIEGISRLICTAKHQQTMLKGDQPIRIHQMLIDGVEWNDVKFFQLAAQWSSHVKHFPLAIFGSSKGPH, from the exons GTTGTGTAGTCTGACTTTGAAGAAGCTGGTGGTGATGAAGGAACTCGACAAGGAGCTGATTTCGGTCGTCATTGCAGTCAAGATTCAG GGCTCCAAGAGAATCCTGCGCTCCCATGAGATAGTGCTGCCCCCTGCTGGGGGGGTGGAGACTGATCTCGCTCTCACATTCTCACTACAG TACCCTCATTTTCTGAAACGCGAGGGAAATAAGTTGCAAATCCTGCTTCAGCGGAGGAAGAGGTACAAAAACCGAACAATTTTGGGTTACAAGACTTTGGCTGCTGGTTCTATAGACATGGCAGAG gtgaTGCAGCATCCTGCAGAAGGTGGGCAGGTCTTGGCTCTTTGCAGTAATCAGAAGGAGTTTCTGGGTAAAGTTGCGGAGATTTGGATCTATTCCTTGTCCAGTCAGCCTATAGACCACGAGGAGGCAGCCATTCTGGGACAGAAAATCAAAtgttctg ATAATTACTCTGAAGAAGAGTATGAAAGCTTCTCATCGGAGCAGGAAGCCAGTGATGACGCAGCACAAGGACAG GATCTCGAGGATGACGAGTACGAGATAAGGAAATCAAAAAAGCAAAGGAGGTCAATAGTCCGGACGGCGTCGATCACCAGG CAGAACTTTAAGCAGCGCGTGGTGGCGTTGCTCAAACGCTTCAGAGTTTCTGATGAG GTATTGGACTCGGAGCAGGACCCAGCCGAGCCTCCTCCAGAAGTAGAGGAAGATCTGGATCTGGAGAGTTTAGAGTTCGAGAATCCCAGTGACAGTGGCCCGGATCTGGATGATGACGAAAGTGTTCTCAGCACCCCAAAACCCAAACTCAA GCCATATTTCGAAGGAGTTTCTCTGTCCAGCTCTCAGACAGAAATTGGCAGCATTCACAGTGTCAGGAGTCAGAGAGAGCCGCCCAGTCCA ATGGATCCTGATAAAATAAGGGCTGTAGGTGGAAAGTTTCAGATGGATAATGAATCTGATAATGTTTCAATG ggtcATCCTGAGGTTGTGACCCCTACCACAGAACTTGAGATGATGGACAACCTGGACTCTTTCATGGAGAGGTTGCCTCCTATAGGGCGGATGACCAAAACCGAGTCACTTATCATTCCTTCAAACCG GGTGGAGCCAAAGTTGGCAGGGCGACGGGGGCGGAGCACATCACTTAAAGAAAGGCAGCCCAGTCGACCGCCCAACCAGAGGGCCAACAGTCTGGACAATGAGTGCTCGCTTGACACCCGCTGCCACCTACAG ATTCCACGCAAAACGGTTTATGATCAGCTGAACCACATCCTGGTATCAGACAGCCATCTTCCCGACAGCATCATCCTTATTAACACCTCAGACTGGCAGGGCCAG TATGTATCTGAGGTTTTACAGAATCACGGTCTTCCTGTTGTTTGTACCTGCACCATGGCTGACATACAGGCTGCACTCAGCACCATCATCTCTCGCATTCAGAGATT tTGTAACAGTAACTCAGTCACACCGTCCCCAGTGCGGATCGGAGTAGCAGGAGCTCAGCATTACCTGTCTGTTGTTTTGCGTTTATTTGTGGATCACCTGACACACAAAACCCCCGACTGGCTCGGATACCTGCGATTCCTTATCATCCCGCTTG GGTTTCATCCAGTGGCTAAATATCTGGCCAGTATAGACTACAGATATAACAGCCTGTTCCAGGACACAGCGTGGAGAGATCTTTTTCACAAACCAGAAGCACCGACCTCAG CAGTTCAGGACAGTCCAGATGTGGTTTCCAGGGTAACACAGTATATGTTGGGAGCGAATGGAGCTCTTCAGCTGCCCATAGCAGAGGCCATGCTTACCTATAAGCAGAAAAG GAAAAAGAGctttcattttgattttgcaGTAAG TCCTGATGAAGACTCATGTCAAAAATTCATTCCTTTTATTGGG GTGGTGAAAGTGGGGATTGTTGAACAAGCTTCTGCCACATCTG GCGATTCAGATGACGCTGCTCCGGTGGGATCTTCTCTTCTCTCATCTACTCCTCCTGCACAGATCTCCCCATTACTGAAAGAAGCATCTCCAACGCCTCCTTCCTCTCCCTCTGTACACATGTccag TACTCCTGGAGGAGGTCAGGGGGAGCTTATGGGTCTTCAGGTTGATTACTGGATTGCTCCATCAGAGAGGAAGAAAGAAGTGGAGAAGAGAGACTCCAAAAACACGCTTAAGGGCACCTTCCGTTCACTGCAGGTTAGCCGCCTCCCACTGGGCGGAGCAGAGACGACACATCAGCCAACCATGTCCATGACTGTTGTCACCAAAGAGAAGAATAAGAAGG TGATGTTTCTGCCTAAAAAGACCAAGGATAAGGAGGCAGAGTCTAAGAGTCAGGTGATCGAGGGAATAAGTCGACTCATTTGCACAGCCAAACACCAGCAGACCATGCTGAAAGGTGATCAGCCAATCCGAATTCATCAAA TGTTGATAGATGGAGTGGAATGGAACGATGTGAAGTTTTTCCAGCTTGCAGCTCAGTGGTCATCTCATGTCAAACACTTCCCGCTTGCCATCTTTGGATCCTCCAAAGGGCCTCACTGA